One Antennarius striatus isolate MH-2024 chromosome 9, ASM4005453v1, whole genome shotgun sequence genomic window, CACAAATAGCCTTTTTCCACTGCCTGACACTGTGCCACACATCATTCTCAGAAGCTGTTCGAAGAGCTGTCTGCCTGGAAAGAGTCCTGGGCTGCGTAAATTCCATGGATTATTACCCCAACCACGTGTTTGTGTATCATTGTGATGAAAGTTATTAAGACGTTTTTTCTTCAGTAGTTGCTCATGAGTGCGACCTCCTCTGTTAGTTCAGCATTTCATCCGTAAAAAGTCGATCTTGTCCACCTGCAGCAGCATCTTGGTTTAAATCAAGAGACCCACAAGGCACTTTTTAAATCAATAGTGGTCGCTCAGCCTTTAGTTAATTGAAACAGCAGTAATGGGCTCCCAGAAGCTGATGCAACTTTGTGGGGGATTCTACTGACAAACTAATTAAGCTAATTCAATTTTATAGATATCTGAATGTTATTTGAGCCAGagtcatatatttattttattttcaccaggGTCCACCTGGATTGCCCGGGATAGAGGGACCTAAGGGAGAAAAGGTAAGCAGCTAAGTTTATTAGTTTAGTTTATGATTTCCAGTTTATTAGATATTTTGcagattaattatttttttgtaaggTGTAGTCTAATTTATCAATTGCAAAAGATTGAAACATGCCTCCTAGATGTGTATTAAAGATCCGCTATCCTTGTCCCCTCCTCTGCATCCCGTTGTCAGGGAGAAATCGGAAGACCTGGGCTAAAGGTGAGTCCCCCATTAATCACTTCATTTTCTCCTAAGTGGATTTACTCAAAAATGAGATACACTGCCTCCGCCTACCTGATAGCTACTCAGAGCTCCGCCTCTGCCTGTTTGTGTGCATCAAGACATTGTGAGCAAGTACAACCTTGACAGGAGACAGCAAAACCTCACTGGCAGGATGCAATGGATGAAGAGCTGCTGAGGCTGGCTGTTTTGATGGCAGGAATTATCATGCAGCTCATAGAAGCATGTTGTCCTTCATCTGACATTCTAAAAGTCACTCATCGTCATGTCTGCCTTTAAGATAACCTTCTTTCTCCAATAGGTTGAATTCAGGTGTGTGCAAAAATTAGGATGCAAAGGTTGCAGGAAGAAAAGACTTAACCCCCTTAAATGATCGGTCTCAGAAATGGCCTCAAAGAGTCTCAACTGCCTGTTAGCCTGACTGAGCAGCTTTGCAGCACTGCAGGGCAATTTAGCTTAGTGCTTCAGCCAGgtcataaatcattttatttcccaCAAGCATGGACTCCTGTTCTATATACAGCCCATCATTTAATTAAAGAGAGCAAAGTGACAGGGCTCATTAAAGTCATTCTCCGTCTACATGTGCAGCAGTCTCTGATAAATACTGTAGCGAGCAGGCTGTCAGCTCAAGCAGCAAATCCTGCActtacatttcttttcttttttttttacctgccaAGCAAACCAGGAGAGGAGGCATTGATTTCATTAAGCTTAACTACTTCATCAGCTGTGTTGTTAATTAGCCTCTTAGAAGATATTTCTAAATCTGACATTTCCTGTTAGGGTCGGACAGGTCctcctggacttcctggaaaGCAGGGACCAGCTGGGTGGCCAGGACCAAGTGGGCCCAAAGTGAGTAAGTCAGACCTCATCATGCAGATGATCCTAAGTAGTGAGGTTGGGTGTGGTGGGTACAGTATGTGCCACTATTACAATGAAATACTCTGGTATGTAACATGCAAAAATGTCATCACCAGAAAtttctttataaaataaatgacccTACAGTCTTTATTTTACAAGTGGTAGGGTGATCTTTTGAAATAGTGCCAGTCAACCTCTATCTGATTCTGAATATTTTCTGCTTGTCAGGGGGATAAAGGTGACTCAGGACTGATGGGTTTACCTGGAGCCAGAGGACCAATTGGGCCACGGGTATGATCtacaccacatgtgtcaaactcaaggcccgggggccaaacgtggcccgccacatcattttatgtggtccACGAGatcataaaaggtcagagtgtctaaaaataaataggtcaaatgtgtgctttgaccaaaaactaggtttcccacaatgcagtaattaagcccattttaactctgacgacaacattttgaacaaagttaatgttctgtcttgtgtttgattttatttttctttatccacTTGCATAGTTTGATCCGTGATTGGTGGAGTTTtatgggtttcataacctgacaaattaaaaggatttatggtAAAATAGAGAAACATTTTTCCATAAATCATTTCTGTGCaaatataatgtttgtaacttgaataagtaataaattcagttatttaacattaaagagtagttaAATTtagattacattacattgagttacatttagttacatttatgttacatctggccctttgtcATCAGcctttatgctgatgtggccctcggtgaaaatgagtttgacactcctgATCTACACTGTCTATTATACTGACCTGGAATGATCTTGACTTCAAACTACCTTATTTCActttatatgttgttttttctttaattctaGGGTTTACCTGGATATAAAGGGGAGAAGGTATCCGAGAGTTTCAGTAATTTTTGCTCAGTAGAATAAACATTAATAGTGATTggtctgtcttttgttttgtttgtttatgtgtgtgtgatctgctCCATCAGGGCTATCGAGGTGATCGTGGTGAGAGTGGAATGAAAGGCGACAAGGTTAGCAGTTTATCAGTGAGGTTGTTGCAAAACAAAAGCAGTTGTAGTAGTGTTACAGTGCACGTTTGGAATACAGATCATGACTGACTTGTCTTTATCCACAGGGCGCGATGGGATTCCCTGGAATGCTTGGACAAAAAGTGAGAAATGCATTGAAACCAGAAGCAGATTTTGAATTAGTGTTACCCTTATATACATTATCAAATCTGATTAAATTGAATATCAATTTGTTGTGCAGGGTGAAATGGGTCCAAAAGGAGAACCTGGAATCTCAGGAAACAGAGGGCCCACTGGCCGACCAGGCAAGAGAGGCAAACAGGTGAGGAGTTTGTGGGACACCATGCAGaataatgtgcaaaaaaataagtCATCACTTTGGATACGATTTAATTGTGTTTCAGGGAGGGAAAGGAGACCCAGGAAGTATTGGGCCCATGGGTCCTGCAGGCCCCCAGGGCCCGGCAGGCCGCCCTGGGCCCCCCGGCTCACCTGCCACAGGTGAGAACCTTTTCCAGAAATCGCTTaaagatttttgatttaaaaacagacatggtGCTCGGTTTGAATTTCTCAACTGAAGTGACTCTTCAGTCCCTTTGTTGTCTGCGAGTGTGTAAGAGTCTGTGCTTCAGTGTCAGGATTAGTTAACAGCCCTGTCAGCAAAAGAAAGCACACTTAAGACCAGTGTAAGTTAGTCTTATTTAGCACCAGAGAAATCTAATCTCCTGAGGTGAAACAGGAAGCTGTCATCACGACATCATGTGGCTAAAATGGATTCGCAGATGGCGTCTCTATGATCACTTTCTCTGGTATCATTTCAGCAGACAATCAATGTTACCTTGGcgattaaattaattttgtggTGTGCTTCTTCGTAGAAGACAGAATTATACTACATATCGTGATGTTTTGTACTAATATCAGCTGCTGTAGTCAGTCCTCTCAACCACGCTGCACCGTAAGCCTGAATTATTGTGTTCCTCTGCATTAAATGCCTTTAGGGCTGTACATGGTCGGAACAAAGGGTGCCCGTGGTCCACCAGGACCTCCTGGAAAATGTAACTGTGGGTCTCTCAGTTCTTCATTTTACGATTATCCTTCCAGGGGAAATTACCTCAAAGTACCAGCGGTGAGCAATCACGTAGCGTTTTCTAATACAAAAtgttatgtactgtattttttattcccAAAGACCTGATTTTTAGTCTGGATGTGCATCGTTTCAAGTTTCCAATATTATATAATGAGATGATattgttaaataactttttaagcTAATTGTTCATAGACAAGTTTTTTTAATAGATAGCACATCTACTGGGAAGATGTAATTCAAAAAGGTACTAAATATTGCACACAAATCTTCATTCTAACTTTTGTTCAGATATTCGTTGTGAGCAATGAGGAAGAATTGGAGCGCCTTCACACGGACAATGCTCTTGCATTCCGCAAAGACCAGAAATCTCTTTATTTCAAAGACATTGATGGCTGGCTACCGATCCAGGTAGCATTGCATGTCTTGAAAATTACTTGTATTGTTCttatttcacactttttttttttacacgcaTTTCCCTGTGTTCAAGTTTCTAAATCTCTGTGAAAGACTTTTCC contains:
- the colq gene encoding acetylcholinesterase collagenic tail peptide: MSPLTLGLYLPLWFWYGLAQSSFLDSIISLPAALTSQEPQKRFGPCCLLSPPPPPLFPPPPSFWRRHAHNEDFSDHHGDSESGNEDKVSSCVRGPRGPAGPPGIEGPPGLPGIEGPKGEKGEIGRPGLKGRTGPPGLPGKQGPAGWPGPSGPKGDKGDSGLMGLPGARGPIGPRGLPGYKGEKGYRGDRGESGMKGDKGAMGFPGMLGQKGEMGPKGEPGISGNRGPTGRPGKRGKQGGKGDPGSIGPMGPAGPQGPAGRPGPPGSPATGLYMVGTKGARGPPGPPGKCNCGSLSSSFYDYPSRGNYLKVPAIFVVSNEEELERLHTDNALAFRKDQKSLYFKDIDGWLPIQTFPFQLTPFQSMENAPDDEGYCGDGIVQISSGEQCDDRNRVVTDGCVKCKHAYCGDGYRYEGAEECDGKDFGYQTCNSYLPGSYGHLKCTRHCAIDSTNCKYFT